Proteins from a single region of Chryseobacterium sp. T16E-39:
- a CDS encoding alpha/beta hydrolase — MNLDYIVREPEHISPKTPILFMLHGYGSNEQDLFSFRETLPNDWLIISFRAPMETQFEGFSWYDIDFNNPENFIDIDQAKESLSSVLENILKIINHYGLVESRAHLCGFSQGGILCYALALKYPDLFSRVACLSSYPEEKLLEDIVRDKKKLEQLRFFVSHGTDDAVIPLEWGRKAADLLYELSCYFTFREYMSGHGVNQKNYIDLMDFFSK; from the coding sequence ATGAATTTAGATTATATCGTAAGAGAACCCGAACATATTAGTCCTAAAACCCCTATTCTTTTTATGCTTCATGGCTATGGAAGTAATGAACAGGATCTTTTTAGTTTTAGGGAAACTCTTCCAAATGATTGGCTTATTATAAGTTTCAGGGCTCCAATGGAAACTCAGTTTGAAGGATTTTCATGGTACGATATTGATTTTAATAATCCTGAAAATTTCATAGATATTGATCAGGCAAAAGAGTCTCTCAGTTCCGTTTTAGAAAATATTCTTAAAATTATAAATCATTATGGTCTTGTTGAAAGCAGGGCTCATTTATGCGGATTTAGCCAGGGAGGAATCCTTTGCTATGCATTAGCTTTAAAATATCCTGATTTATTCAGCCGTGTGGCATGCTTAAGCAGTTATCCTGAAGAAAAACTCTTAGAAGACATTGTCAGGGATAAAAAGAAACTGGAACAGCTTAGATTTTTTGTTTCGCATGGCACAGACGATGCGGTTATTCCTTTAGAATGGGGAAGAAAAGCCGCAGATTTACTCTATGAACTTAGTTGCTATTTTACTTTCAGGGAATATATGAGTGGACATGGAGTCAATCAAAAAAACTATATTGATTTGATGGATTTCTTTTCAAAGTAA
- a CDS encoding response regulator: MKSDIVKIVIVDDHPIVIEGLKMMLKNEPLFSISESFITGSETINFITHNKADIVLLDIALPDSNGINLCKDIKKISPSTSVIMFSNRSERSIIMQCIQNGASGYLLKNTSIDELVKCIKGALSGDIVFCNEIKQVISRPSQNEFTIPRLTKREKQILQLLAQGKTSGIIADELFLSSLTVDTHRKNLLQKFQAKNSIELISLALQQNII, from the coding sequence ATGAAATCTGATATCGTTAAAATTGTTATTGTAGATGATCACCCTATCGTTATTGAAGGGTTAAAAATGATGCTTAAAAATGAGCCTTTGTTCTCCATTTCTGAAAGCTTCATAACCGGATCAGAAACGATAAATTTCATTACTCACAACAAAGCAGATATAGTTCTTTTGGACATTGCCCTGCCGGATTCTAATGGCATTAATCTTTGCAAAGACATCAAAAAGATATCCCCAAGCACTTCAGTTATTATGTTCAGTAACAGATCCGAGAGAAGCATTATTATGCAATGTATTCAAAATGGTGCCAGTGGTTATTTACTCAAAAATACGTCTATTGATGAATTGGTAAAATGTATAAAAGGAGCACTCTCCGGGGATATTGTATTTTGTAATGAGATCAAGCAGGTCATAAGCAGACCTTCCCAAAATGAATTTACAATTCCCAGACTGACAAAGAGGGAAAAACAAATTTTACAACTATTAGCCCAAGGTAAAACCAGTGGAATAATCGCTGACGAACTATTCTTAAGTTCCTTAACGGTAGATACACATCGTAAAAACTTGCTGCAAAAATTTCAGGCTAAAAACTCCATTGAACTGATAAGTCTTGCCTTACAGCAAAATATAATCTGA
- a CDS encoding ATP-binding protein yields MKRVSLVLSILFSLALRSQQIMPLNEKSYLDSLQNVMQSKTDNQSKAKASFLLSTYYRNIDSVLSKKHLETGRLLGKSDPLISAQYFYYEGQYHADRNKEKASASYLKGIELLTKFKNKESDLLQAMSWFGYGLAQKNKEGYPFLIKIMLEKSIPLIEKYENSRNLGFEYTQLALMFTYNAEFKKAENYNRKALEILEKNAPNSSELFFTYLNIASNFFYQAKGDMGKSYLDKAEKLIQPFPDSSSNSYYFYGKALYFITKQKNEETLAPIEKGLYYTKKFHQNLLTQMFYLNKYDILRKQKKFPEARDLLKSILNEKTLIIDASNRKTIYLQLSSINEQMGNIKEALAWQRNYSKLNDSLNSENVKLEINKLETKYNTADKERKIANLNSEKKQKELEVSRKNSYLWGLSLISLFFISLAILLSILYRNNRKLSEQKEINLQQKISDIKQKEELTLTKAILEGEERERERIAKDLHDGLGGMLAGVKINFSTWSSSNLAGEKHEDFYKILGQLDSSVNELRHIARNLMPESLLNFGLEAALHDLCEFYTRKNLEIDFQPICIKKDLSLSTQLNIYRIVQELLANAVKHSGATSILLQCSQTGKAFFITIEDNGKGFQKDLIKPTSMGLQNIKNRVNYLQGKMEINSDNEGTSINIELNSYEI; encoded by the coding sequence TTGAAAAGAGTTAGCCTTGTACTAAGCATTTTATTTTCACTGGCATTGCGATCCCAGCAGATTATGCCGCTTAACGAAAAGTCTTATTTGGACAGTTTGCAGAATGTTATGCAATCGAAAACGGATAACCAATCTAAAGCAAAGGCTTCCTTCCTGCTCTCTACTTATTATCGAAATATAGATTCAGTCCTAAGCAAAAAGCATTTGGAAACAGGCCGGTTATTGGGAAAATCCGATCCATTAATTTCTGCACAGTACTTTTATTATGAAGGCCAATATCATGCAGACCGTAATAAGGAAAAAGCTTCTGCATCTTATTTGAAAGGAATAGAATTATTAACCAAATTCAAAAATAAAGAATCAGATCTACTACAGGCAATGTCCTGGTTTGGTTATGGTCTCGCTCAAAAGAATAAAGAAGGCTACCCATTCTTAATAAAGATCATGCTTGAAAAAAGCATTCCCCTTATTGAAAAATATGAAAACAGCAGAAACTTAGGCTTTGAGTATACCCAGCTAGCTCTCATGTTTACCTATAATGCAGAATTTAAAAAAGCAGAAAACTATAACAGAAAAGCCCTGGAAATTCTTGAAAAAAATGCTCCTAACTCTTCTGAATTATTCTTTACTTATTTAAATATTGCAAGTAATTTCTTTTATCAGGCAAAAGGAGATATGGGGAAATCTTACCTTGATAAGGCAGAAAAGCTCATTCAACCGTTTCCGGATTCTTCGTCCAATTCGTATTATTTTTATGGTAAGGCTTTATATTTTATTACAAAGCAAAAAAACGAGGAAACCTTGGCCCCTATTGAAAAAGGGCTTTATTATACTAAAAAATTTCATCAGAATTTACTCACTCAGATGTTTTATCTGAACAAATATGACATTCTCCGAAAGCAGAAAAAATTTCCGGAAGCAAGGGATTTACTGAAAAGTATATTGAACGAAAAAACCCTGATCATTGATGCCAGTAACAGAAAGACCATCTATCTTCAGTTATCAAGCATTAATGAACAAATGGGGAACATCAAAGAAGCATTGGCTTGGCAGAGAAACTATTCTAAGCTCAACGATAGTTTAAATTCTGAAAATGTAAAACTGGAAATCAATAAACTGGAAACAAAATACAATACTGCTGACAAAGAGAGAAAAATTGCCAATCTCAACAGTGAGAAAAAGCAGAAAGAACTCGAAGTAAGCAGAAAAAACTCCTATTTATGGGGATTAAGTTTGATATCACTCTTCTTTATAAGTCTTGCCATTCTTCTGTCTATCCTCTACAGAAATAACAGAAAATTATCTGAGCAGAAAGAAATTAACCTTCAGCAAAAGATAAGTGATATCAAACAAAAAGAAGAGCTTACTCTTACAAAAGCTATTCTCGAAGGTGAAGAAAGAGAACGGGAACGTATTGCAAAGGATCTGCACGATGGGCTTGGAGGAATGCTGGCTGGGGTAAAAATTAATTTTTCAACATGGTCTTCAAGTAACCTGGCAGGCGAAAAGCATGAAGACTTCTATAAGATATTAGGGCAATTGGACAGTTCAGTCAATGAATTAAGGCATATTGCCCGGAATTTAATGCCGGAGTCTTTATTAAATTTCGGACTGGAAGCAGCACTTCATGATTTATGCGAATTTTATACAAGAAAGAATCTGGAAATCGATTTTCAACCTATTTGCATCAAAAAAGATCTTTCTCTGTCCACACAGCTTAATATTTACAGGATTGTACAGGAATTACTGGCTAATGCAGTAAAACATTCAGGAGCTACAAGTATTCTGCTACAATGCTCACAAACCGGCAAAGCTTTTTTCATAACAATAGAAGACAATGGAAAAGGGTTTCAGAAAGATCTTATAAAACCTACAAGTATGGGACTTCAAAATATCAAAAACAGAGTTAATTATCTCCAGGGGAAAATGGAAATTAATTCTGACAATGAAGGAACAAGTATCAACATTGAACTCAATTCTTATGAAATCTGA